Proteins from one Clostridium cellulovorans 743B genomic window:
- a CDS encoding asparaginase, with product MKKVAVVFNGGTISMVVDPTLKAAVPNLTGEDIMSKVTGIEKYAEIEAHNFSNNPGPHMTPEIMMEMSIYIRKLLEREDICGVVVTHGTDTLEETAYFLDLTIKSKKPVIITGAMRNSSELGYDGPANLSAAICTAISEEAKDRGVLVCLNDELNLAEEVTKTHSMHLDAFKSPNFGPVGIVDNNIALFYKDTIIKQNILTETYEEKVALIKCCVGMNSDILEFYIDKGYKGIVIEALGRGNVPPDMVEGVAKAIKNNIVVVIVSRCFQGRVLDSYGYHGGGRELRDIGVIFGDNLPGQKARIKLMLALGVTKDIQEIKGIFEQGYYK from the coding sequence TTGAAGAAGGTTGCAGTAGTTTTTAATGGTGGTACTATTTCTATGGTTGTTGATCCTACGCTTAAAGCAGCAGTGCCTAATTTAACAGGGGAAGATATAATGTCAAAGGTAACGGGCATAGAGAAATATGCGGAAATTGAAGCACATAACTTTTCAAACAATCCTGGTCCTCATATGACTCCCGAAATAATGATGGAAATGTCAATATATATAAGGAAATTACTTGAAAGAGAAGATATCTGTGGTGTAGTTGTTACTCATGGAACGGATACTTTAGAAGAAACTGCATACTTTTTAGATCTTACTATTAAAAGTAAGAAACCAGTTATTATAACAGGTGCTATGAGAAATAGTTCGGAATTAGGGTATGACGGACCAGCTAATCTTTCAGCAGCCATATGTACTGCTATATCTGAAGAAGCTAAAGACAGAGGAGTTTTAGTTTGTCTAAATGATGAACTTAATTTAGCAGAAGAAGTTACAAAAACTCATTCTATGCATTTAGATGCATTCAAGTCTCCAAACTTTGGTCCTGTGGGTATAGTAGATAATAATATTGCATTGTTCTATAAAGATACTATAATAAAGCAAAATATCTTGACGGAGACTTATGAAGAAAAGGTTGCATTGATCAAATGTTGTGTGGGAATGAATAGCGATATTTTGGAGTTTTATATAGATAAAGGTTATAAGGGAATAGTTATAGAGGCTTTGGGCAGAGGGAATGTACCTCCTGACATGGTAGAGGGAGTAGCAAAAGCAATAAAGAATAATATTGTTGTTGTAATTGTATCAAGATGTTTTCAAGGAAGGGTACTGGACTCCTATGGATATCATGGAGGAGGTAGAGAGTTAAGAGATATTGGAGTAATATTTGGTGATAATCTCCCAGGACAAAAGGCTAGGATTAAGTTGATGTTAGCCTTAGGGGTAACAAAGGACATCCAAGAAATTAAGGGAATATTTGAACAAGGATATTATAAATAA
- a CDS encoding dipeptidase — MKLIDFHCDTISKIHENPSKGNLKDNEHHVSIDKLIKSNSLAQFFALYVNAKTHNSCYEYGKELLNSFNDQINENKTLISLGTNYASIIKNEQTNKITAFLTLEEGGILEGSLDNFFEFYKAGVRLITLTWNYPNEIGYPNANFTYKDQGLTKFGKELVEAMNHYNTIVDVSHLSDGGFFDVNEISKKPFIASHSNCRSITNHPRNLTDPMIRAIADKGGVIGINLASSFLGDSPKTRIDDILLHIDHMYKTGGKQVISLGCDFDGIDNALEIEDVSEMYKLREALSNHGYSYDMIENIFYKNALTFIKEVLN; from the coding sequence ATGAAACTTATAGATTTTCACTGCGATACAATTTCAAAAATTCATGAAAATCCTTCAAAAGGAAACCTTAAAGACAATGAACACCATGTTAGTATTGATAAATTAATAAAAAGTAATTCATTAGCACAATTTTTTGCTCTTTATGTAAATGCAAAGACTCACAATAGTTGTTATGAATACGGAAAGGAACTCTTAAATTCTTTCAATGATCAAATAAATGAAAACAAAACTTTAATTAGCTTAGGTACAAACTATGCATCTATTATAAAAAATGAACAAACAAATAAAATCACCGCTTTTTTAACCTTAGAAGAAGGTGGTATATTAGAAGGCTCCTTAGATAATTTTTTTGAATTTTATAAAGCTGGAGTACGACTTATAACCTTAACCTGGAATTATCCTAATGAAATAGGTTATCCTAATGCTAACTTCACATATAAAGACCAGGGGTTAACTAAATTCGGGAAAGAGCTTGTAGAAGCAATGAACCATTACAATACTATTGTAGATGTATCCCATTTATCTGATGGGGGATTTTTTGACGTAAATGAAATAAGTAAAAAACCTTTTATCGCTTCACATTCAAACTGTAGGTCTATAACAAATCATCCTAGGAATCTAACAGATCCTATGATTAGAGCTATAGCTGATAAAGGAGGCGTTATCGGTATAAATCTTGCCAGCAGTTTCTTAGGTGATAGTCCTAAAACTAGAATAGATGACATTCTTCTTCATATAGATCATATGTACAAAACAGGCGGAAAACAAGTTATTTCATTAGGTTGTGATTTCGACGGGATAGACAACGCCTTAGAAATCGAAGACGTCAGCGAAATGTATAAACTAAGAGAAGCGCTAAGTAACCATGGTTATTCTTACGATATGATAGAGAATATATTTTATAAGAATGCTCTTACCTTCATCAAAGAAGTGTTAAATTAA
- the spoIVA gene encoding stage IV sporulation protein A, whose protein sequence is MENFDIYKDIADRTQGDIYVGVVGPVRTGKSSFIKRFMDLMVLPNIENAYKKERAKDELPQSGSGKSIHTMEPKFVPNEAVPISLADGLNFKVRMVDCVGYIVKGAYGYEEDSKPKMVTTPWSEKEMPFELAAEIGTKKVINDHSTIGIVVTTDGSIAGITREEYVDAEERVVSELKNINKPFIIVLNTTNVFSPEAVNLKKELEEKYDTPVQLVDVVNMQQEDITNIFNKILKEFPVKEINIDMPEWIEKLEVSHWLKSNFLNIIKDLSKSISKVRDVRNSLEAFETLDFLDSSKVEEMNMGDGTARIVFKPKKSVFYNVLSEACGFEIANESHLLSTIKDFYKAKVEYDKIEKALNDVKESGYGLVAPQLTEMKLEEPEFVKQGGKYVVKLKASAPSLHLIRTNVQTEISPIMGSAKESEEMYQSLQKQFEDDASKIWESNIFGKSLEVLVKEGLQNKLFKMPEDVQFKIQKTLEKMINEGNAGLICIIL, encoded by the coding sequence TTGGAAAACTTCGATATATATAAGGATATAGCCGACAGAACCCAAGGGGATATTTATGTAGGAGTTGTTGGACCTGTTAGAACAGGAAAATCTTCTTTTATCAAAAGATTTATGGATTTAATGGTTTTGCCTAATATTGAAAATGCCTATAAAAAAGAAAGGGCTAAGGATGAATTACCACAAAGTGGTTCAGGCAAAAGTATCCATACTATGGAACCTAAATTCGTACCAAATGAAGCTGTACCGATTTCTTTAGCAGATGGTTTAAATTTCAAGGTAAGAATGGTGGATTGTGTTGGCTATATTGTTAAAGGTGCTTATGGATATGAAGAGGATTCAAAACCTAAGATGGTAACAACCCCCTGGTCGGAAAAGGAGATGCCTTTTGAGTTAGCAGCAGAGATTGGAACAAAGAAAGTTATAAATGATCATTCAACTATAGGTATAGTAGTTACGACAGACGGTTCTATTGCAGGAATAACAAGAGAAGAATATGTAGATGCAGAAGAGCGTGTTGTAAGTGAACTAAAAAACATTAATAAACCATTTATCATTGTATTAAATACAACTAATGTTTTTAGTCCAGAAGCTGTTAACCTAAAAAAAGAGTTAGAAGAAAAGTATGATACTCCAGTTCAGCTTGTAGATGTAGTAAATATGCAACAAGAAGATATTACAAATATCTTTAATAAAATACTAAAGGAATTCCCAGTAAAAGAAATAAACATTGATATGCCTGAATGGATAGAAAAATTAGAAGTTTCACACTGGTTAAAATCAAATTTCTTGAACATAATAAAAGATTTGAGTAAGAGTATATCAAAAGTAAGAGATGTAAGAAATTCTCTAGAAGCTTTTGAGACACTTGATTTCTTAGATTCTTCAAAAGTTGAAGAAATGAATATGGGTGATGGAACTGCAAGAATTGTCTTTAAACCTAAAAAGAGCGTATTTTATAATGTACTAAGTGAAGCTTGTGGATTTGAGATAGCTAACGAAAGCCATTTATTATCAACAATTAAAGATTTTTATAAAGCAAAGGTGGAATATGACAAGATAGAAAAAGCTTTAAATGATGTAAAAGAAAGCGGTTATGGATTAGTTGCACCACAACTTACAGAAATGAAGCTTGAGGAGCCTGAGTTTGTAAAACAAGGTGGAAAATACGTAGTTAAGCTTAAAGCAAGTGCTCCTAGTTTGCACTTAATTAGAACTAATGTGCAAACAGAGATTTCTCCAATAATGGGCTCTGCAAAAGAAAGTGAAGAAATGTATCAATCCTTGCAGAAACAATTCGAAGATGATGCTTCTAAGATATGGGAAAGTAATATCTTTGGTAAATCATTAGAAGTATTAGTGAAGGAAGGACTTCAAAATAAGTTGTTTAAGATGCCAGAGGATGTGCAATTTAAGATTCAAAAGACCTTAGAGAAGATGATAAATGAAGGTAATGCAGGCCTAATTTGTATTATACTATGA
- a CDS encoding NCS2 family permease: MNNFLERYFKLKDSGTSVRTEVLAGLTTFLTMAYIIAVNPGMVSQATGEGTVGALVTATCLASAFACILMGLYANLPFALAPGMGLNAYFTYSVCLGMGVSWKVAFGAIFVEGIVFIILSLTNVREAVVKAIPLSLKMAVTVGIGLFIAFIGFSNAKIIESNPSTYVQLGSFITAPVLIAVTGLLIIVVLSKKNIKGAILWGIVISTVLSWIYALINPGAANYYGIHLPLKVFEYESLSPLLFQIDLSYLFDSEKVLNFIIILFTFLFVDFFDTVGTLVGVASKANMLDEKGNVPRAGKALLTDAIGTTVGSLIGATTVTTYVESSTGVAEGGRTGLTAIVTGILFFLAMFFSPIFIAIPSCATAPALIYVGFLMMQEVTKIDFKDITQGFPAFITIAAMPLTYSIGDGLTLGVLSYVFINLIHNMTVKDKRDKHQVSIVMIILAIIFVFKLALPLFE; the protein is encoded by the coding sequence ATGAATAATTTTTTAGAACGTTATTTTAAGCTTAAAGACAGTGGAACGTCTGTAAGAACAGAAGTTTTAGCAGGACTCACAACATTTTTAACCATGGCTTATATCATTGCTGTTAATCCTGGAATGGTATCCCAAGCTACTGGAGAAGGGACTGTGGGTGCATTAGTTACAGCTACCTGTTTAGCCTCTGCTTTTGCATGCATATTAATGGGTCTTTATGCTAACTTACCTTTTGCTTTAGCACCTGGAATGGGCTTAAATGCTTATTTTACATATTCAGTTTGTTTAGGAATGGGTGTTTCTTGGAAGGTAGCTTTTGGAGCTATATTCGTAGAAGGAATTGTTTTTATTATTTTGTCACTTACAAATGTTAGAGAAGCAGTTGTAAAAGCAATACCATTAAGTTTAAAAATGGCTGTTACTGTTGGTATCGGTTTATTTATTGCCTTTATAGGTTTTTCAAATGCAAAGATTATAGAAAGTAATCCTTCAACCTATGTTCAGCTAGGTAGCTTCATTACTGCTCCTGTTTTGATAGCCGTTACAGGACTACTTATAATAGTAGTGTTATCTAAAAAGAATATAAAAGGTGCAATACTTTGGGGAATAGTTATAAGTACTGTTTTATCTTGGATCTATGCACTTATTAATCCTGGTGCTGCGAACTATTATGGTATACATCTACCACTTAAAGTGTTTGAATATGAATCATTATCCCCATTATTATTTCAAATAGATTTGTCTTACCTATTTGATTCAGAAAAAGTTTTAAATTTCATAATTATATTATTTACTTTTCTATTTGTTGATTTCTTTGATACAGTTGGAACACTCGTTGGAGTAGCTTCAAAAGCGAATATGCTTGATGAGAAAGGTAACGTTCCAAGAGCAGGAAAGGCATTGTTAACAGATGCCATTGGTACTACTGTAGGTTCATTAATTGGTGCTACAACAGTTACAACATATGTTGAGAGTTCAACTGGAGTTGCAGAAGGCGGAAGAACTGGTCTTACTGCTATTGTTACTGGAATTTTATTTTTTCTAGCTATGTTTTTCTCACCAATATTTATTGCAATTCCGTCTTGTGCTACTGCACCAGCACTTATCTATGTAGGATTTTTGATGATGCAAGAAGTTACTAAGATTGACTTTAAGGATATTACACAAGGATTTCCTGCTTTTATAACTATAGCAGCTATGCCATTAACATATAGCATTGGTGATGGTTTAACTTTAGGCGTATTGTCTTATGTATTCATAAACTTAATACATAATATGACTGTTAAAGACAAAAGGGATAAGCATCAAGTGTCAATTGTGATGATAATTTTAGCAATTATATTTGTCTTTAAGTTAGCATTGCCACTATTTGAATAA